A part of Gossypium hirsutum isolate 1008001.06 chromosome A07, Gossypium_hirsutum_v2.1, whole genome shotgun sequence genomic DNA contains:
- the LOC107910245 gene encoding receptor-like protein kinase FERONIA, with protein sequence MLFLITIVFLILSISPSITSSVPYIPTDYILLNCGASSNTTSYDGRNWVADDDHLYANTSSFSSTASYQDPSVTQVPYVTARFFRGEFTYKFPVSPGTKFLRLYFYPNQYPGLDITSSFFSVAANNYTLLSNFSAYLVSATSPPQAYIVKEFVITVGNKQMMDVTFAPSPNSFAFISGIEVVSMPANLYTGQTYGSLPLIDTNYFFELENSTALDTAYRLNVGGRDVLDVHDSGMFRTWNQDIDYILGAAYGVTYYDQSEATIKYTEATPVYTAPEAVYKSYRSMGPNPYINFNYNLTWLFTVDSGFYYLVRLHFCEKYLQKVNQRVFDIFINNHTAEKAMDVIAVGEGNGIPIYRDYVVRVAQSENELWVALHPNAESEPEYNDAVLNGLEIFKLNNSEGSLAAPNPRPETKPMLKQKYSKEGRFLKPGMVVIGATLSSIVSILLILSLVFWQRKLFLCRTESINRRKVSPNRCRHFSVADILTATNNFDDALIIGRGGFGNVYRGHIPGIQYEVAIKRLNSKSHQGENEFWAEIEMLSQLRYINLVSLIGYCNEKQEMILVYDYMVNGTLRDHLYKNDNIPLQWKQRLQICIGAARGLEYLHSGAVQRIIHRDVKTTNILLDETWVAKVSDFGLSKMGPVLMENVPITTKVKGTFGYMDPEYFRRLHLTEKSDVYSFGVVLFEVLCARPAVDTSLEDDEIGLAGWAFKCVENETIEQIIDPYLHGKIAAECLKVFVEIAKSCLHDVGVERPKMRDVVGMLEFALELQEAAGAKQAVEAGDTINHARTMDELV encoded by the coding sequence ATGCTATTCTTAATTACTATCGTCTTCCtaattctttccatttcaccttcTATAACAAGTTCAGTTCCTTATATTCCTACTGACTACATACTTTTGAACTGTGGTGCTTCATCAAACACTACATCCTATGATGGCAGAAACTGGGTTGCCGATGATGACCACCTATATGCTAATACCTCTTCTTTTTCATCCACTGCATCCTATCAAGACCCCTCTGTCACTCAAGTTCCTTACGTGACAGCTCGTTTCTTTCGTGGTGAATTCACTTATAAATTCCCCGTTTCACCAGGCACTAAGTTCCTTCGTCTGTACTTTTATCCAAATCAATACCCTGGCCTTGATATTACCAGTTCCTTCTTTTCAGTTGCCGCTAATAATTACACTCTCTTGAGCAATTTCAGTGCCTATTTAGTTTCTGCCACTAGTCCTCCCCAAGCCTATATTGTCAAAGAATTTGTCATCACTGTTGGAAACAAGCAGATGATGGATGTCACCTTCGCCCCTTCACCGAATTCTTTCGCTTTTATCAGTGGGATTGAAGTCGTTTCCATGCCTGCAAATCTCTACACAGGCCAGACATATGGCTCTCTCCCCTTAATAGACACTAATTACTTTTTCGAGCTTGAAAACTCCACTGCTCTTGACACTGCTTATCGGCTTAATGTTGGTGGAAGAGATGTTTTAGATGTGCACGATTCAGGAATGTTCAGAACATGGAACCAAGATATTGACTATATCTTGGGAGCAGCATATGGAGTTACGTATTATGATCAGTCTGAGGCAACAATCAAATACACCGAGGCCACACCAGTGTATACGGCACCGGAAGCTGTGTACAAATCCTATCGTTCAATGGGGCCTAATCCATATATTAACTTCAATTACAATCTTACATGGCTTTTCACAGTTGATTCGGGGTTTTACTACCTCGTTAGGCTCCATTTTTGCGAAAAGTATCTACAGAAAGTGAATCAGCGTGTATTCGACATATTTATTAATAATCATACCGCTGAGAAAGCCATGGATGTGATTGCTGTGGGTGAAGGTAATGGTATTCCAATCTACAGAGATTATGTTGTGAGGGTGGCACAAAGTGAAAACGAACTATGGGTCGCACTACATCCAAATGCCGAATCTGAGCCAGAGTATAATGATGCCGTTTTGAATGGTTTAGAGATTTTCAAGTTGAACAACTCGGAAGGTAGCCTTGCCGCTCCGAACCCTCGACCAGAGACAAAGCCAATGCTTAAGCAAAAGTATTCAAAGGAGGGAAGATTTTTGAAACCGGGAATGGTCGTCATTGGAGCTACACTAAGCAGCATAGTATCAATCCTGCTTATATTGTCCCTTGTTTTTTGGCAAAGGAAACTTTTTTTGTGCAGAACGGAATCCATAAACAGAAGAAAAGTTTCCCCCAATCGATGTAGGCACTTTTCAGTTGCCGATATACTCACTGCAACAAATAACTTTGACGATGCTCTCATTATAGGGCGCGGTGGCTTTGGCAACGTGTACAGGGGTCACATTCCGGGTATTCAATACGAGGTGGCAATTAAGCGACTCAATTCAAAGTCTCACCAGGGTGAAAATGAGTTTTGGGCAGAGATTGAGATGCTCTCTCAGCTTCGCTACATTAACCTTGTGTCGCTTATAGGTTATTGTAACGAAAAACAAGAGATGATTCTTGTTTATGATTATATGGTGAATGGAACCCTTCGTGATCACCTCTATAAAAACGATAATATTCCTCTCCAATGGAAGCAAAGGCTGCAAATCTGTATTGGTGCTGCTCGTGGATTAGAGTACCTTCATTCAGGTGCAGTCCAGAGAATCATTCACCGAGATGTGAAGACTACCAACATTTTGTTGGATGAGACATGGGTGGCTAAAGTCTCGGATTTCGGGTTATCGAAAATGGGCCCGGTTCTTATGGAAAATGTTCCAATCACAACTAAGGTGAAAGGTACTTTCGGATACATGGATCCGGAGTATTTTCGAAGGTTACATTTAACAGAGAAGTCCGATGTGTACTCGTTCGGGGTAGTGTTATTCGAAGTCTTGTGTGCTAGACCCGCAGTTGACACAAGTTTGGAAGATGATGAAATAGGTTTAGCTGGTTGGGCTTTCAAGTGTGTAGAAAATGAAACAATTGAGCAAATCATTGACCCTTACTTGCATGGTAAAATTGCAGCAGAGTGTTTAAAAGTATTCGTTGAGATTGCAAAAAGCTGCCTACATGATGTGGGAGTTGAAAGGCCAAAAATGAGAGATGTGGTGGGAATGCTTGAGTTTGCACTGGAATTGCAAGAAGCTGCTGGAGCAAAACAGGCGGTAGAAGCTGGTGATACAATTAATCATGCCCGGACCATGGATGAACTTGTGTAG